A genomic window from Glycine max cultivar Williams 82 chromosome 17, Glycine_max_v4.0, whole genome shotgun sequence includes:
- the LOC100816566 gene encoding cytokinin dehydrogenase 7 isoform X1 → MIAYLEHFVHGNDTESMPNDDVSALDGAFHFGATAAAGKDFGGMKSVKPRAVIRPALAGDVERAVKEAARTTYLTVAARGNGHSINGQAMAEKGLVLDMRAMEDHFTLLSLDDGSLYVDVSGGALWEDVLKRCVSEFRLAPRSWTDYLGLTVGGTLSNAGVSGQAFRYGPQTANVTELEVVSGKGETLVCSESQNSELFFATLGGLGQFGIITRARVPVQQAPDMVRWIRVVYTEFGDFTRDAEWLVTLREGDGFDYVEGFVFVNSDDPCNGWTTVPVGPNQYFDPVRIPSTAGPVLYCLELALHYRNQDHPSAVDMEVDRLLGRLRFVEGLKFSVDVTYMEFLLRVKRVEEDAKANGIWDAPHPWLNMFVSKSNIAEFDREVFKKILKHGVGGPILVYPLLRSKWDSRHSVVVPDSNIFYIIALLRFIPPPPKGPPTELLVEQNHEIIQLCYNRGFDFKLYLPHYQSKENWMRHYGDKWSRFVERKANFDPLAILAPGQKIFSRIPQPLSIT, encoded by the exons ATGATAGCGTACCTAGAACACTTTGTGCACGGAAATGACACAGAATCGATGCCAAACGACGACGTTTCAGCTCTCGATGGAGCTTTTCACTTCGGCGCCACCGCCGCCGCCGGCAAGGACTTCGGCGGGATGAAATCCGTTAAGCCGCGGGCGGTTATTCGCCCCGCCTTGGCCGGCGACGTGGAGAGGGCGGTGAAGGAGGCGGCGCGCACGACTTACCTGACTGTGGCGGCGCGCGGCAACGGCCACTCCATCAACGGCCAGGCCATGGCGGAGAAGGGCCTGGTCCTCGACATGCGCGCCATGGAGGACCACTTCACCCTCCTCTCTCTCGACGACGGGTCACTATACGTCGACGTTTCGGGAGGGGCATTATGGGAAGATGTTCTCAAACGCTGCGTTTCGGAGTTCCGCCTCGCGCCGCGGTCTTGGACCGATTACCTCGGCCTGACCGTCGGCGGGACGCTCTCCAATGCCGGCGTCAGCGGCCAGGCCTTCCGCTACGGCCCGCAAACCGCCAACGTAACGGAATTGGAGGTGGTGAGCGGCAAAGGCGAAACCTTAGTCTGTTCCGAATCACAAAATTCGGAACTCTTCTTCGCCACCCTGGGAGGATTAGGCCAGTTCGGCATCATAACTCGCGCTCGAGTCCCGGTTCAACAAGCCCCGGACATG gtGAGATGGATAAGGGTGGTGTACACAGAATTTGGCGACTTCACTCGAGACGCAGAGTGGCTGGTGACTCTCCGAGAGGGTGATGGTTTTGATTACGTGGAAGGTTTCGTTTTTGTCAACAGTGACGACCCTTGCAACGGCTGGACCACCGTCCCCGTGGGCCCCAACCAATACTTCGACCCGGTTCGGATTCCTTCAACCGCCGGCCCGGTTCTCTATTGCTTAGAACTTGCCCTTCATTATCGTAACCAAGACCATCCTTCCGCAGTTGATATG GAGGTGGATAGATTACTTGGACGGTTAAGATTCGTTGAGGGTCTAAAGTTCAGCGTGGATGTGACGTACATGGAATTCTTGCTACGTGTGAAGCGTGTGGAGGAGGATGCAAAAGCCAATGGAATCTGGGACGCACCCCACCCATGGCTGAATATGTTCGTCTCCAAGTCCAACATCGCTGAATTTGATCGTGAAGTGTTCAAGAAAATCCTCAAGCACGGAGTTGGTGGCCCCATTCTAGTGTACCCTCTTTTGCGAAGCAA GTGGGATAGTCGACACTCGGTAGTGGTGCCGGACAGCAACATTTTCTACATTATAGCCTTGCTCCGATTTATTCCACCACCCCCAAAGGGACCACCTACAGAACTATTGGTGGAACAAAACCATGAGATTATTCAGTTGTGCTACAACAGAGGCTTCGATTTCAAGTTGTATCTCCCTCACTACCAGTCAAAGGAGAACTGGATGCGACACTATGGAGATAAGTGGTCCAGATTCGTCGAGAGAAAGGCCAATTTTGATCCCTTGGCTATTCTTGCACCTGGACAGAAAATTTTTTCCCGAATCCCTCAACCCTTGTCTAtcacttaa
- the LOC100816566 gene encoding cytokinin dehydrogenase 7 isoform X2, with protein MIAYLEHFVHGNDTESMPNDDVSALDGAFHFGATAAAGKDFGGMKSVKPRAVIRPALAGDVERAVKEAARTTYLTVAARGNGHSINGQAMAEKGLVLDMRAMEDHFTLLSLDDGSLYVDVSGGALWEDVLKRCVSEFRLAPRSWTDYLGLTVGGTLSNAGVSGQAFRYGPQTANVTELEVVSGKGETLVCSESQNSELFFATLGGLGQFGIITRARVPVQQAPDMVRWIRVVYTEFGDFTRDAEWLVTLREGDGFDYVEGFVFVNSDDPCNGWTTVPVGPNQYFDPVRIPSTAGPVLYCLELALHYRNQDHPSAVDMEVDRLLGRLRFVEGLKFSVDVTYMEFLLRVKRVEEDAKANGIWDAPHPWLNMFVSKSNIAEFDREVFKKILKHGVGGPILVYPLLRSNHTKVLIVDCSISSTDSLLDATYYCIGRHNRLPPAKASCYT; from the exons ATGATAGCGTACCTAGAACACTTTGTGCACGGAAATGACACAGAATCGATGCCAAACGACGACGTTTCAGCTCTCGATGGAGCTTTTCACTTCGGCGCCACCGCCGCCGCCGGCAAGGACTTCGGCGGGATGAAATCCGTTAAGCCGCGGGCGGTTATTCGCCCCGCCTTGGCCGGCGACGTGGAGAGGGCGGTGAAGGAGGCGGCGCGCACGACTTACCTGACTGTGGCGGCGCGCGGCAACGGCCACTCCATCAACGGCCAGGCCATGGCGGAGAAGGGCCTGGTCCTCGACATGCGCGCCATGGAGGACCACTTCACCCTCCTCTCTCTCGACGACGGGTCACTATACGTCGACGTTTCGGGAGGGGCATTATGGGAAGATGTTCTCAAACGCTGCGTTTCGGAGTTCCGCCTCGCGCCGCGGTCTTGGACCGATTACCTCGGCCTGACCGTCGGCGGGACGCTCTCCAATGCCGGCGTCAGCGGCCAGGCCTTCCGCTACGGCCCGCAAACCGCCAACGTAACGGAATTGGAGGTGGTGAGCGGCAAAGGCGAAACCTTAGTCTGTTCCGAATCACAAAATTCGGAACTCTTCTTCGCCACCCTGGGAGGATTAGGCCAGTTCGGCATCATAACTCGCGCTCGAGTCCCGGTTCAACAAGCCCCGGACATG gtGAGATGGATAAGGGTGGTGTACACAGAATTTGGCGACTTCACTCGAGACGCAGAGTGGCTGGTGACTCTCCGAGAGGGTGATGGTTTTGATTACGTGGAAGGTTTCGTTTTTGTCAACAGTGACGACCCTTGCAACGGCTGGACCACCGTCCCCGTGGGCCCCAACCAATACTTCGACCCGGTTCGGATTCCTTCAACCGCCGGCCCGGTTCTCTATTGCTTAGAACTTGCCCTTCATTATCGTAACCAAGACCATCCTTCCGCAGTTGATATG GAGGTGGATAGATTACTTGGACGGTTAAGATTCGTTGAGGGTCTAAAGTTCAGCGTGGATGTGACGTACATGGAATTCTTGCTACGTGTGAAGCGTGTGGAGGAGGATGCAAAAGCCAATGGAATCTGGGACGCACCCCACCCATGGCTGAATATGTTCGTCTCCAAGTCCAACATCGCTGAATTTGATCGTGAAGTGTTCAAGAAAATCCTCAAGCACGGAGTTGGTGGCCCCATTCTAGTGTACCCTCTTTTGCGAAGCAA CCACACCAAAGTCCTTATTGTCGACTGTTCCATTTCCTCCACCGATTCGTTGTTGGACGCAACATACTACTGCATTGGTCGCCACAACCGATTGCCTCCGGCAAAAGCTTCTTGCTACACGTAG